The following proteins are co-located in the Oceanimonas sp. GK1 genome:
- a CDS encoding gamma carbonic anhydrase family protein — translation MKSLKAYQGIVPTLGERVFVEESAVLYGDITLGDDSSIWPLVAARGDVNHIRIGARTNIQDGSVLHVTRKSESRPDGLPLLIGDDVTVGHKAMLHACTIGNRVLVGMGAIILDGAVVEDDVIIGAGSLVPPGKRLEAGFLYVGSPVRQARPLTEAEKAFLPESADNYVRLKDEYLQQD, via the coding sequence ATGAAATCATTAAAGGCATACCAGGGAATAGTTCCAACGCTGGGCGAGCGCGTGTTTGTAGAAGAGTCTGCCGTGCTCTACGGCGACATTACGCTGGGTGACGACAGTAGCATCTGGCCTCTGGTTGCCGCCCGAGGCGATGTGAACCACATTCGCATTGGTGCCCGTACCAATATTCAGGATGGCAGCGTGCTGCACGTCACCCGTAAAAGCGAATCACGCCCCGACGGCCTGCCTCTGCTGATCGGTGATGACGTAACGGTTGGCCACAAGGCCATGCTGCACGCCTGCACCATAGGAAACCGGGTACTGGTGGGCATGGGCGCCATTATTCTGGATGGTGCCGTAGTGGAAGACGATGTGATTATCGGTGCTGGCAGTCTGGTGCCGCCGGGCAAGCGGCTGGAAGCCGGCTTTTTGTATGTCGGCTCACCGGTGCGTCAAGCCCGGCCGCTGACCGAAGCAGAAAAAGCCTTTCTGCCCGAGTCGGCCGACAACTATGTACGCCTGAAAGATGAATATCTGCAGCAAGATTGA
- the aroE gene encoding shikimate dehydrogenase, with product MDRYVVIGNPIAHSQSPFIHQAFAEQTGQAMSYERLLLPLDNFEGGLGHFVREGGRGCNITVPFKTDALAVADELSERATLAEAVNTLKVLEDGRLLADNTDGAGLVMDLHRLGVPLAEQRILLLGAGGAARGVMGPLLAERPAALVVANRTQARAEALATRFAGLGPVTHQTMDDLQGAFDLIINSTSASLQGERLTLPASLCHSGTQVYDMMYGREETPFLCWAAEQGVSKRYDGLGMLVGQAAESFYLWRGVRPDMEPVLLALRARLEQAQ from the coding sequence ATGGACAGATATGTCGTTATCGGTAACCCCATTGCCCACAGTCAGTCTCCCTTTATTCATCAGGCGTTTGCCGAGCAGACCGGGCAGGCCATGAGCTATGAGCGCCTGCTGTTGCCGCTGGACAACTTTGAAGGCGGCCTGGGTCATTTTGTGCGTGAAGGGGGGCGTGGCTGCAATATTACCGTACCGTTCAAGACCGATGCCCTGGCGGTGGCCGATGAACTGAGCGAGCGCGCCACGCTGGCGGAGGCGGTCAATACCCTCAAGGTGCTGGAAGACGGCCGCCTGTTGGCCGACAACACCGACGGCGCCGGTCTGGTGATGGATCTTCATCGCCTGGGCGTACCCCTGGCGGAGCAGCGCATTCTGCTGTTGGGGGCGGGCGGGGCGGCCCGGGGCGTGATGGGGCCGCTGCTGGCCGAACGGCCGGCCGCGCTGGTGGTAGCCAACCGTACCCAGGCCCGCGCCGAGGCGCTGGCAACACGCTTTGCCGGACTGGGGCCGGTGACTCACCAGACAATGGATGATCTGCAGGGTGCCTTTGATCTTATCATCAACAGTACCTCCGCCAGCCTTCAGGGAGAGCGACTAACGCTGCCTGCCAGCCTTTGTCATTCCGGTACTCAGGTCTACGATATGATGTATGGCCGGGAAGAAACTCCCTTTTTGTGCTGGGCGGCCGAGCAGGGAGTAAGTAAACGTTACGATGGTCTGGGCATGCTGGTGGGGCAGGCGGCGGAGAGTTTCTATCTCTGGCGCGGTGTGCGCCCCGACATGGAGCCGGTGTTGCTGGCGCTCAGGGCCAGGCTGGAGCAGGCACAATGA
- the dprA gene encoding DNA-processing protein DprA — protein MTSRAFDSHSLLPWLALQQARGLGPVRGWALWQRLGAGCQNVEHLREAGIDEGLRTELLVPRHALLERLLQWCQAGPQRHILTRADERYPVLLNRLPGAPLLLFVEGNLQVLDLPQLAVVGSRHPSYVGKENTQTLIPPLVEAGLAITSGLAMGIDGLAHQASLNAGGTTLAVFGSGLAQCHPKRHARLARQIIEAGGALLSECYPWEKPQAFQFPRRNRIISGLSLGVLVMEAAERSGSLITARFALEQNREVFAVPGARQNPQAAGCNRLIQQGAKLVCEADDVLEELAQFSAAAVKIHHTATEQLLPYPDLLDTVGLEATALDVIASRCRQPVHEVITRLVELELAGWVESVPGGYVRARRS, from the coding sequence ATGACGAGCAGGGCCTTTGACTCCCATTCCCTGTTGCCCTGGCTTGCCTTGCAGCAGGCCCGCGGGCTGGGGCCGGTGCGTGGCTGGGCACTGTGGCAGCGGCTGGGTGCCGGCTGTCAAAATGTTGAACACTTGCGCGAGGCGGGCATCGACGAAGGGTTGCGCACCGAGTTGCTGGTGCCTCGGCACGCCTTGCTGGAACGGTTGCTGCAGTGGTGTCAGGCTGGTCCCCAACGGCATATATTGACGCGCGCTGATGAACGCTACCCCGTTTTGCTCAACCGGCTGCCCGGTGCCCCCTTGCTGCTGTTTGTGGAAGGCAACCTGCAGGTGCTGGATCTTCCCCAGCTGGCGGTGGTGGGCAGCCGCCACCCTTCTTATGTCGGCAAGGAAAACACCCAAACCCTGATCCCGCCGCTGGTGGAGGCGGGGCTGGCCATTACCTCGGGGCTGGCCATGGGCATCGACGGCCTGGCCCATCAGGCTAGCCTGAATGCCGGCGGCACCACCCTGGCGGTGTTCGGCTCCGGGCTGGCCCAGTGCCACCCCAAGCGCCATGCTCGCCTGGCCCGGCAGATTATCGAGGCCGGTGGTGCACTGCTGTCGGAATGTTATCCCTGGGAAAAGCCCCAGGCTTTTCAGTTTCCCCGCCGCAACCGCATCATCAGCGGTCTCAGCCTGGGCGTGCTGGTCATGGAAGCCGCCGAGCGCAGCGGGTCGCTGATCACCGCGCGCTTTGCCCTGGAGCAGAACCGGGAAGTGTTTGCCGTGCCCGGAGCCCGGCAAAACCCGCAGGCAGCAGGTTGTAACCGGTTGATCCAGCAGGGGGCCAAGTTGGTGTGTGAGGCGGACGACGTGCTCGAAGAACTGGCGCAGTTCTCTGCGGCGGCAGTCAAAATTCACCATACCGCCACGGAGCAATTATTGCCTTATCCGGACTTGTTGGATACCGTAGGTTTAGAGGCAACGGCGCTGGATGTGATAGCAAGCCGTTGTCGGCAGCCGGTGCATGAGGTGATAACCCGGTTGGTCGAGCTGGAACTGGCTGGCTGGGTGGAGTCCGTGCCTGGGGGTTATGTCAGAGCGAGGAGGAGCTGA
- a CDS encoding type I DNA topoisomerase, protein MSKIDPSLFSGKPPARPDEACPDCGRPLQLRHGRHGAFLGCSAYPDCDYLRPLKVIEHDEDVEKPLEGSACPLCGHTLAIRKGRYGLFIGCSHYPACHYVADLNDQGNSDPVCPVCSKGHLVARTSRYGKRFYACDAYPGCRYIINEKPVAQACPDCGFGILAERKGRLHCPCKGCGYQQ, encoded by the coding sequence ATGTCGAAAATTGATCCCAGTCTGTTCAGTGGCAAGCCACCGGCCCGGCCCGATGAGGCCTGCCCCGACTGTGGCCGGCCCCTGCAATTGCGTCATGGCAGGCATGGCGCCTTTCTGGGCTGCTCTGCCTATCCCGATTGTGACTACCTGCGCCCGCTGAAAGTCATCGAACACGATGAAGACGTGGAGAAACCGCTGGAAGGCAGCGCCTGTCCCCTGTGTGGCCATACCCTGGCCATTCGCAAGGGACGCTACGGGCTTTTTATCGGCTGCTCTCATTACCCCGCCTGTCACTACGTGGCCGATCTCAATGATCAGGGCAACAGTGATCCGGTCTGCCCGGTGTGCAGCAAGGGTCATCTGGTGGCCCGCACGTCCCGCTATGGCAAGCGTTTCTATGCTTGCGATGCCTATCCCGGCTGCCGTTATATCATCAATGAAAAACCGGTCGCCCAGGCCTGTCCCGACTGCGGCTTTGGTATTCTGGCCGAGCGAAAGGGACGCCTGCATTGCCCCTGCAAGGGCTGTGGCTACCAGCAGTAA
- the hemF gene encoding oxygen-dependent coproporphyrinogen oxidase, whose product MSTKPDTAAVKAFLLELQDRICRQLELADGTGRFVEDNWSREEGGGGRSRVLRNGAVIEQGGVNFSHVYGAAMPASATAHRPELAGRSFEAMGVSLVIHPHNPHVPTSHANVRFFIAEKEGADPVWWFGGGFDLTPFYPVEDDCRHWHRVSKALCEPFGEEVYPKYKDWCDRYFYLKHRNETRGVGGLFFDDLNDWPFEQCFAFMQAVGQGYLDAYLPIIERRKETPYGETERQFQLYRRGRYVEFNLVYDRGTLFGLQTGGRTESILMSMPPLARWEYNWQPEPGTNEARLQAFLEPRDWV is encoded by the coding sequence ATGAGTACCAAACCGGATACCGCGGCCGTGAAGGCGTTTTTACTGGAGCTGCAGGACCGTATCTGCCGGCAACTGGAGCTGGCCGATGGCACCGGGCGCTTTGTGGAAGACAACTGGAGCCGGGAAGAGGGTGGCGGTGGCCGCAGCCGGGTGCTGCGGAACGGGGCCGTGATCGAGCAGGGCGGCGTGAACTTCTCCCACGTATACGGTGCCGCCATGCCGGCCTCGGCCACGGCACACCGGCCCGAGCTGGCCGGTCGTTCCTTTGAGGCCATGGGCGTGTCGCTGGTGATCCACCCGCACAATCCCCATGTACCCACCAGCCATGCCAATGTACGCTTTTTTATTGCCGAGAAGGAAGGTGCCGATCCGGTATGGTGGTTTGGCGGCGGCTTCGATTTGACCCCCTTCTATCCGGTGGAAGACGACTGCCGGCACTGGCACCGGGTATCAAAGGCGCTGTGCGAGCCCTTTGGTGAGGAGGTCTACCCCAAATACAAGGACTGGTGCGACCGGTATTTTTACCTCAAACACCGGAATGAAACCCGGGGAGTTGGCGGCCTGTTCTTTGATGACCTCAACGACTGGCCCTTTGAGCAGTGTTTTGCCTTTATGCAGGCGGTGGGGCAGGGGTATCTGGATGCTTACCTGCCGATCATCGAACGCCGCAAGGAGACCCCTTATGGCGAGACCGAGCGCCAGTTCCAGCTGTACCGGCGCGGGCGTTACGTAGAGTTTAACCTGGTCTACGACAGGGGCACCCTGTTTGGGCTGCAGACCGGCGGGCGGACCGAGTCCATTTTGATGTCGATGCCACCGCTGGCGCGCTGGGAATACAACTGGCAGCCCGAGCCAGGCACCAATGAGGCCCGGCTGCAGGCGTTTCTGGAACCCAGAGACTGGGTTTAA
- the fmt gene encoding methionyl-tRNA formyltransferase translates to MSKLNLVFAGTPDFAARHLQALLDAGHHVIAVYTQPDRPAGRGKKLTPSPVKVTAEQAGLPVYQPQSLRDETAQAELAALGADLMVVVAYGLILPQVVLDTPRLGCINVHGSLLPRWRGAAPIQRAIWAGDAATGVTIMQMDKGLDTGAMLHKESLPIEAGDTSASLYEKLAVLGPRALLHTLGQLADGSAVAEPQNDALANYAEKLSKEEARIDWTLPAAQLERCVRAFNPWPVSYFLVGEHNIKLWQAEVLDEASAAAPGTIIAAGKNGIDVATGQGVLRLLSLQPPGKKAMSCQDLLNARKDWFTPGSQLS, encoded by the coding sequence TTGAGCAAACTCAACCTCGTTTTTGCCGGCACGCCCGACTTTGCCGCCCGCCACCTGCAGGCGCTGCTGGATGCCGGCCACCATGTGATTGCCGTTTACACCCAGCCCGACCGCCCTGCCGGCCGGGGCAAGAAGCTCACCCCCAGCCCGGTCAAGGTCACCGCCGAGCAGGCCGGCCTGCCGGTATACCAGCCCCAGAGCCTGCGTGACGAAACCGCCCAGGCCGAGCTGGCGGCCCTCGGTGCCGACCTCATGGTGGTGGTAGCCTACGGCCTGATCCTGCCGCAAGTGGTGCTCGACACCCCGCGCCTGGGCTGCATTAACGTGCACGGCTCCCTGCTGCCCCGCTGGCGCGGTGCGGCCCCCATTCAGCGTGCCATCTGGGCCGGCGATGCCGCCACCGGCGTCACCATCATGCAGATGGACAAGGGCCTGGACACCGGCGCCATGCTGCACAAGGAAAGCCTGCCCATCGAGGCCGGTGATACCTCCGCCAGCCTGTATGAAAAGCTGGCCGTGCTCGGCCCACGAGCGCTGCTGCACACTCTTGGCCAGCTGGCCGACGGCAGCGCCGTGGCCGAACCGCAGAACGACGCCCTGGCCAACTACGCCGAGAAGCTGAGCAAGGAAGAGGCCCGCATCGACTGGACCCTGCCCGCCGCCCAGCTGGAGCGCTGCGTGCGCGCCTTCAACCCCTGGCCGGTGAGCTACTTTCTGGTCGGCGAGCACAACATCAAGCTGTGGCAGGCCGAGGTGCTGGATGAAGCCTCGGCTGCCGCCCCGGGCACCATCATCGCCGCCGGCAAAAATGGCATCGACGTGGCCACCGGCCAGGGCGTGCTGCGCCTGCTGAGCCTGCAACCGCCGGGCAAAAAGGCCATGAGCTGCCAGGATCTGCTCAACGCCCGCAAGGACTGGTTCACCCCCGGCAGCCAGCTGTCCTGA
- a CDS encoding DUF1488 domain-containing protein, which translates to MNQDIIVGDEIYWQPDDQRVAFSTHWQGRQIPCFIALHRLEHLSGQQLADEASVILAFEQVRFDIEELVCERIEEEAFAPDGSISL; encoded by the coding sequence ATGAATCAGGACATCATCGTCGGTGACGAAATTTACTGGCAACCCGATGATCAGCGGGTGGCGTTCAGTACCCACTGGCAGGGACGACAAATTCCCTGCTTTATTGCGTTGCACCGGCTGGAGCACCTGTCCGGCCAGCAACTGGCTGACGAGGCCAGTGTGATCCTGGCTTTTGAGCAGGTCCGTTTCGATATCGAAGAGCTGGTGTGCGAACGAATCGAAGAAGAGGCCTTTGCGCCGGACGGCAGCATCAGCCTGTAA
- the hdfR gene encoding HTH-type transcriptional regulator HdfR, with product MDTELLKTFLEVSRTRHFGKAAEHLYLTPSAVSFRIRQLESQLGVTLFTRLRNNIQLTSSGEALIPHAESMLLAWARAQHEVALSERQTQQLAVAGTANLWDAYLQNGLHRLYCELPALSLRADIRTPEQMTRALLSRTLDLAFLTDPARIEGVRHIATHTMDLQLVSTYPDLDAARAMAQDYIRIDWGTAFNTQHAKLFNTATPPLLHTGSVRIALEYLLHHGGSAFLPSSMIRQYQDQERLFLVDDAPTISREVYAAFLPGGERQALIDKVIELFGASEEATA from the coding sequence TTGGATACCGAACTTTTAAAAACCTTCCTGGAAGTGTCCCGTACCCGTCACTTCGGCAAGGCGGCAGAGCATCTTTATCTGACCCCCTCGGCGGTCAGCTTTCGCATTCGCCAGCTGGAAAGCCAGCTGGGGGTGACCCTGTTCACCCGGCTGCGCAACAACATTCAGCTGACTTCGTCCGGCGAGGCGCTGATCCCCCATGCCGAGTCCATGCTGCTGGCCTGGGCCCGGGCCCAGCACGAGGTGGCGCTGAGTGAACGGCAAACCCAGCAACTGGCGGTGGCCGGCACCGCCAACCTGTGGGACGCCTATCTGCAGAACGGCCTGCACCGGCTTTATTGCGAGCTGCCGGCGCTGTCGCTGCGGGCGGACATTCGCACGCCCGAGCAAATGACCCGGGCGCTGCTGAGCCGCACCCTGGATCTGGCCTTTCTCACGGATCCGGCCCGCATTGAGGGCGTACGTCATATCGCCACCCACACCATGGACCTGCAGCTGGTCTCCACCTACCCGGATCTCGATGCCGCCCGGGCCATGGCCCAGGACTATATTCGCATCGACTGGGGCACCGCCTTCAACACCCAGCACGCCAAATTGTTCAATACCGCCACCCCGCCGCTGTTGCACACCGGCTCGGTACGGATTGCCCTGGAATACCTGCTGCATCACGGTGGCAGCGCCTTTTTGCCGAGCTCGATGATCCGGCAATACCAGGATCAGGAGCGGCTGTTTCTGGTGGATGACGCCCCCACCATCAGCCGGGAGGTTTATGCCGCCTTTCTGCCCGGTGGCGAACGCCAGGCCTTGATCGACAAGGTGATCGAGCTGTTCGGTGCCTCCGAAGAGGCAACCGCTTAA
- the def gene encoding peptide deformylase, giving the protein MAKVLEVLRFPDERLRTVAKPVDAFTPELQTIVDDMFETMYAEEGIGLAATQVDIHQRIIVIDVSEDREHPLVLINPEILDSHGSTGIEEGCLSVPGARALVPRAERVKVRAQDRHGETFELDADDLLAICIQHEMDHLIGKLFVDYLSPLKRQRIRQKMEKMTRQEQH; this is encoded by the coding sequence ATGGCCAAAGTATTAGAAGTATTGCGCTTTCCCGATGAGCGGCTGCGTACCGTCGCCAAACCGGTTGACGCCTTCACCCCCGAGTTACAGACCATTGTAGATGATATGTTTGAGACCATGTATGCCGAAGAAGGCATAGGGCTTGCGGCCACCCAGGTCGACATTCATCAGCGCATTATCGTTATCGACGTGTCCGAGGATCGCGAGCATCCGCTGGTGCTGATCAACCCGGAGATCCTGGACAGCCACGGCAGCACCGGCATCGAGGAAGGCTGTTTGTCGGTGCCCGGCGCCCGCGCCCTGGTGCCCCGCGCCGAACGGGTGAAGGTTCGCGCTCAGGATCGCCACGGCGAGACCTTTGAGCTGGACGCCGACGATCTGCTGGCGATCTGCATTCAGCACGAGATGGATCACCTGATCGGCAAGCTGTTTGTCGACTACCTGTCGCCGCTCAAGCGCCAGCGTATTCGTCAGAAAATGGAAAAAATGACCCGCCAGGAACAGCACTGA
- a CDS encoding DUF494 family protein, producing MFEVLMYLFETYIHADVDTMVDQDELAEELTEAGFNKEEILKALAWLERLAELQEADEPPSWACSAPDSFRIYTPEELYKLDTEGRGFLLFLEQIKVLNADTREIVIDRVMELDSPVIELDDLKWVVLMVLFNVPGSESAYHQLEDLLFDQPDGAVH from the coding sequence ATGTTCGAAGTACTGATGTACTTGTTCGAGACCTACATCCATGCGGATGTAGACACCATGGTGGATCAGGATGAACTCGCCGAAGAACTGACCGAAGCGGGTTTCAACAAGGAAGAAATCCTCAAGGCGCTGGCCTGGCTGGAACGTCTGGCCGAGCTGCAGGAAGCGGATGAACCTCCGTCCTGGGCCTGTTCCGCCCCCGATTCATTTCGTATCTACACCCCGGAAGAGCTGTACAAGCTTGATACCGAGGGCCGCGGCTTTTTGCTGTTTCTTGAGCAGATCAAGGTACTCAATGCCGACACTCGGGAGATAGTGATCGATCGGGTGATGGAACTGGACTCGCCGGTCATCGAACTTGACGACCTCAAGTGGGTGGTGCTGATGGTGCTGTTCAATGTACCCGGCAGCGAGTCGGCTTATCACCAGCTGGAAGATCTGTTGTTCGATCAACCCGACGGAGCGGTTCACTGA
- a CDS encoding L-threonylcarbamoyladenylate synthase, giving the protein MTQQALFTAVDQLEQGGVIGYATEAVFGIGCDPDNGEAVQRVLAIKERPVDKGLVLIAADVSQLLPYLDLTRLPEGRLEVILESWPGPYTWIIPARPEVPEWLKGRFDSLAVRVTDHPQAHDLCLAFGKPLVSTSANKSGEEPARSAEELAGRLGNELDYILPGNTGGRANPSLIRDGITGAVLRPA; this is encoded by the coding sequence ATGACTCAGCAAGCGCTTTTTACCGCCGTTGACCAGCTTGAGCAGGGCGGAGTGATTGGCTATGCCACCGAGGCGGTGTTTGGCATTGGCTGCGATCCCGACAACGGCGAGGCGGTACAGCGGGTGCTGGCGATCAAGGAGCGCCCCGTCGACAAGGGGCTGGTGCTGATCGCCGCCGATGTCAGCCAGTTGCTGCCCTATCTGGATCTGACCCGGCTGCCGGAAGGGCGGCTGGAGGTGATCCTGGAAAGCTGGCCGGGCCCCTATACCTGGATTATTCCGGCCCGGCCCGAGGTGCCCGAGTGGCTGAAAGGCCGCTTTGACTCGCTGGCGGTGCGGGTCACCGATCATCCCCAGGCCCACGATCTCTGCCTGGCCTTTGGCAAGCCGCTGGTCTCGACCAGTGCCAACAAAAGCGGTGAAGAGCCGGCGCGCAGCGCCGAGGAGCTGGCCGGGCGGCTCGGGAACGAACTTGATTATATATTGCCGGGCAACACTGGGGGGCGGGCCAATCCCTCGCTTATTCGAGATGGCATTACCGGCGCCGTGCTGCGCCCGGCCTGA
- a CDS encoding LysM peptidoglycan-binding domain-containing protein, producing MTGILLLICGAPQAGTLALKPSHPDSYTVRQGDTLWDISARFLASPWQWPRLWQANPQLANPHRIYPGDRLTLIWVNGEPRLVHEGTGQPGGVVRLSPRMRPESAVTTVPLAAIINYTRDYQLLSSAELASAPVLLGSRHGRDLLRQGELAYVAGRTKPGQLYGVYRHRGRLTDEHRREVYGHRAMLVGVVHAREQLEPRFASVQIRSLSREMRPGDVLLPLSAGQALAAFYQPAPGPDLGDGRVLAMGHEGAVAARHEVVLLNKGQQDGLRTGDLYGVYRPAPPGGTSIPLPPLAVARIMVFQTFEHASAALVLDSREPVQRHYQLGEPEYDEQGL from the coding sequence TTGACCGGCATATTACTGCTGATCTGTGGCGCCCCTCAGGCCGGAACCCTGGCGCTGAAACCCAGCCATCCCGACAGTTACACCGTGCGTCAGGGGGATACCCTGTGGGATATTTCCGCCCGCTTTCTTGCTTCTCCCTGGCAGTGGCCCCGGCTGTGGCAGGCCAATCCTCAGCTTGCCAATCCCCACCGGATTTACCCCGGCGACCGGCTGACCCTGATCTGGGTGAACGGCGAGCCCCGGCTGGTGCACGAAGGCACGGGTCAGCCCGGCGGCGTCGTCAGGTTGTCGCCCCGCATGCGGCCCGAGTCGGCGGTAACCACGGTGCCCCTGGCCGCCATCATCAACTACACCCGTGATTACCAGTTGCTGTCCTCCGCCGAGCTGGCCTCGGCGCCGGTGCTGCTGGGCAGTCGGCACGGACGGGATCTGCTGCGCCAGGGCGAGCTGGCCTACGTGGCTGGCCGGACCAAGCCCGGACAGCTGTATGGCGTGTATCGGCACAGGGGCAGGCTGACCGACGAACACCGCCGTGAGGTTTATGGTCACCGGGCCATGCTGGTGGGCGTCGTGCATGCGCGTGAGCAGCTTGAGCCACGTTTTGCCAGCGTGCAGATCCGCAGCCTGAGCCGGGAAATGCGGCCGGGCGATGTGCTGCTGCCCCTGTCGGCCGGGCAGGCGTTGGCGGCGTTTTACCAGCCCGCACCGGGCCCGGACCTCGGCGACGGCCGGGTGCTGGCAATGGGCCATGAGGGGGCCGTGGCCGCCCGCCATGAGGTGGTGCTGTTGAACAAGGGCCAGCAAGACGGCCTGCGCACGGGCGACCTTTATGGTGTGTACCGCCCGGCCCCGCCGGGCGGTACGTCGATCCCCCTGCCGCCCCTGGCGGTGGCCCGGATCATGGTGTTCCAGACCTTTGAACACGCCAGCGCGGCCCTGGTGCTCGACAGCCGGGAGCCGGTGCAGCGTCACTATCAGTTGGGTGAGCCGGAATATGACGAGCAGGGCCTTTGA